The Plectropomus leopardus isolate mb chromosome 1, YSFRI_Pleo_2.0, whole genome shotgun sequence sequence gggcgagaggtggggtacaccctggacaggtcgccagaccatCACAGGGGTGACACtgagacagacaacctttcacactcTCATTCTtcaaatccccccccccccccccccccctccccccccccacaacacacacacacacacacacacacacacacaatgtccaAACCTCACCCCAACCTCCACTATTCTCACCTGTGTCCTGATCTGACAGCATTTCATTGTAACTCACTGATTGTGAGGTCAGCTGCAGGTAGTAAGCACAATTAGCACAACTAACTATTATTAATTTTGAACTGAGTTCTTTCCTCCTTCACAAATTAACTTTGTATTTCCTCAGATCTTTAATGTTATCAGTATCATCTGTATTAATTCAGATCATATGAGAAGCACAGTATGCAGATGTCTAACCCAAACTCTTCAGTTATGTTGATATCCCTCACAATTACATTATGTCCTCAAATGAACTGTGCAGTGGGCCAGCATCAGCCCAGTTTCATAATGTATTCAGGGTGGGTGATCAGTGGTTAGAGAGACCTCAGTGGATTAACTGTTTTACCAAGACCACACTCAAGCTTTGACGTCATACATCTTTTAATCTGGCTGAGAGCTCGGCCGTGGCCTTTTGTCTTCAGGGGGTAATCCACTGATTGACCATCCTGATCAAGTTGAAATAAGTTGTTGCTTCCAGGTACATTTATGAGTGCACAGTAGTGAGGGGAtcaggatttgtttttgtagcaATATGGAGTGGCTTTGTCAGATTTTTGGAATTACAAAAACCGTAGAGAAAAGGCATTCTCAAGAAGAATTTGAAGGAGATCACTGAAAAGTCAATAGGATTTGTCCTGCAGGTTAACTTATAATAGCCTACAGTGGTTCATCTGACGGGAGCAGCAGCCATGGATCCATGGCTAGGGCACAGTGATGAACGTGCCTGACAAGTTCTCTGTAGGTTTTTcatagttttaaaaactttttttttctggattgcATTTATAAATATGGGTCAAGAACAGAGTGGTGTAGAAGATAAGGAAGTGACTCTTCAACACATCCAGGAACTTTACCGTAAATTTGCGAGTGAATGTCCAAGTGGAAATCTGCACTTACACGAATTCAAGAGAATCTTTGGAATCAGCAGCAACTCCACAGAAGAAGAATCTGCATATATGGACAATGTGTTTCGATCTTTTGATACAAATAAGGTAATGTACCGTGTCTTGAGTGATATAGGATATAAAGTATATGAATTTACAAGTAAGTAACCAGTATTTTAGGGAATATGCTGTTAGATAAACCAGTGTTAATGACAATCTTCAATATTTGTCAGTATTTGCCTTAAAATTGCAATATACCAGTCTTTGCTGGAAGGCATTATGATGATGATGCGTACACCAACCTGTTTTCCTCTTAGGATGGTAAAATCGACTTCCTGGAGTATGTGGCAGCACTGCATCTTGTTCTTCGCGGAAAACTGGTGGACAAACTGAAATGGTCCTTTAAAGTTTATGACAGAGATGGAAATGGCTGTCTGGACAGACAGGAAGTTAGACACATAGTCCAGGTaagattttatttctaaataaattatttgcaTCAGTTACTTGCATCGGTTACATTTTGCAAGACTAATGTTTTATAATGCATTAGGCTTCAATGAGGCACTGTTTTCCAACATGGTCCACATTCATGTTTTGATTTGAGGTattgttaaattttaatatcCAAAATATCCAGCTGTGAATACCCTCTTAACTGTGCAAAATTCACATAGTTCTGCTGTAGGTTCGTGAAGAGCTTTCAGTACAGTATTGCTTAATGCAAACAGCACATTTCCCATCCAAAGAGATTTTGCAAAGTCACCATAATATCATTAtgaacacactcactcactgactgAGGTTACATGGACATGTATAACGTGTTTATGAGGTCTTTCCTGGTTATGATCATTTTTGGGATATGGTGTTTATATACTCCAGCTAGCATATTCAGGTTTCtcataaacagaatatgctgaATACTTGCTCAAAGACATAACGggaacatttcaaaaatgtatcaTAAACTCGTCATTAATGTCCATGTGAATGCACTGACTGTTTCAATGCAGCAACAGATTGCTATAATTAGAATCATATTCAAAGCTACAGTCAGGATCCAAACAACAGTAAGAGTCAACTGTTGGATTGCTTTGCTTCAATATTAAAAATTCTCTGATTTCACAGAGTCCCCTGACTTTTTCTCTATTCCAGAAGGTGAATATCAGAATTTTACAAAAGCAGTCTTATCTTTATCTTTCTCAAATTAGTactcaaagtaaaatataaagtcTCAGCTGAAAGTGAAGCTCTGCtctttccaaaaacaaatacGTAAACATGACCAAAATTTAACATTCTCTAGCAGTGACTGTTAATACATTCCAGTGGTTCTCAAGATGCTGTAAACTTGGTTTCAAAcccaaagtaaaagtaaagatCAAATCAAAGTttcagttagaaaaaaaaacatccttcaGAATGATTTATTCAGAATTTAACACTTAAAAGTATCCACTGATCTGCGTCTTTGGGTGTGGTTTGATCAGATGTGACTGACAGCAGCCTGGCAACTTGAGCAAACAACACCACAAACCACCACTCAGTTGTCACTAAATTCTGCTTGGTGTAAAGAAATGGGTGACAtcccatttttttccattcactGCAAATCAGTGAGTGGAGCACAGAAGAAGAATTCAAATATAcaaatttctctgttttaaattttaacttaattttaactctatacttgtgtgttttgtccttttatatAAATTGTCGTGGTAATGTTTGAAGGAGACTGAGAACAAAAACTGagatgacaaatacagacttaAATCTTGAAATCtgatattaaaagtacaaaatgcaaatacaagcACGAGGATTCACAAGGGAAGTGGTTCtgttaaatgtttgatttgttggCATGAGATGTTTTCATCTGAAGTAAAATTtgcttatgttttttcttttcatctgctCAGATCATCAGCAAGTTAAAGAGGCATAAGGACCCGAGCACCACAGAGAACGCTGAAGATATCTGTGACAGAATCTTTGATCTGGTGGACAAGAATAAAGACAGTAAGTTCAAAGTTGGTGATACTGTACCCCCTTTAATATGTGGGCATGGTATCATCAACATGTGCCCACATGTCAATAGTGTCTGTTAGAACTGTGCTTTAATGAAGATTCACTGTCACATGTAGCTTTGGATTGTACCATTCTGTTTCTCTCGTCAATTATCTAGGTCAGATTTCTTTGGAGGAATTTATTGAAGGGGCAGAGAAGGACCCATGGGTGATGGAT is a genomic window containing:
- the LOC121945563 gene encoding guanylyl cyclase-activating protein 2-like — protein: MGQEQSGVEDKEVTLQHIQELYRKFASECPSGNLHLHEFKRIFGISSNSTEEESAYMDNVFRSFDTNKDGKIDFLEYVAALHLVLRGKLVDKLKWSFKVYDRDGNGCLDRQEVRHIVQIISKLKRHKDPSTTENAEDICDRIFDLVDKNKDSQISLEEFIEGAEKDPWVMDQLKLDIGPCDWFIDQQEKKP